In one window of Pseudooceanicola aestuarii DNA:
- a CDS encoding SDR family oxidoreductase yields MTDKTFGPKGWTPERLGSLAGQTHVITGANAGAGYQAARILLSKGAGVVMLNRSAEKSQAAVDALKQEFGPAAEVSFVRMDLADLSSVRGAAARVLETVPRIDALICNAAIAQVPTQKRTVDGFESQLGTNHFGHFVLCGLLFDRIEESGGRIVVVASLGYKLGLRTIQFDDLNWDNNYSPNPVYSQSKLAQMMFAYELQDRIKAAGKQTRVYVCHPGASATSLISTSGGLLTRFAWWLMTKTPMVQTAEKGAFPEVMCATQDGLEQRALHGPTGRMEAVGPVGRGTLEPHAHDKPVMVRLWERSEQETGFDWPL; encoded by the coding sequence ATGACTGACAAGACCTTCGGACCCAAGGGCTGGACGCCCGAGCGCCTCGGCTCCCTCGCCGGGCAGACCCATGTCATCACCGGCGCGAATGCCGGAGCGGGGTACCAGGCGGCGCGCATCCTTCTTTCGAAGGGCGCCGGGGTGGTGATGCTGAATCGCAGCGCCGAGAAGTCGCAGGCCGCCGTCGACGCGCTCAAACAGGAATTCGGCCCGGCCGCCGAAGTCAGTTTCGTCCGTATGGACCTGGCCGATCTTTCCTCCGTAAGGGGCGCCGCCGCCAGGGTCCTGGAGACAGTGCCCCGCATCGACGCGCTGATCTGCAACGCCGCCATCGCGCAGGTGCCGACCCAGAAACGCACCGTGGACGGGTTCGAAAGTCAGCTGGGCACCAACCATTTCGGCCATTTCGTATTGTGCGGGCTGCTGTTCGACCGGATCGAGGAATCCGGCGGCCGGATCGTCGTGGTGGCCAGCCTGGGTTACAAGTTGGGGCTGCGCACGATCCAGTTCGACGATCTGAACTGGGACAACAACTACAGCCCCAACCCCGTCTACAGCCAAAGCAAGCTGGCGCAGATGATGTTCGCCTATGAGTTGCAGGACCGGATCAAGGCCGCGGGCAAGCAGACGCGCGTCTATGTCTGCCACCCCGGTGCGTCGGCGACCTCTCTGATCTCCACCAGCGGCGGGCTGCTGACACGGTTTGCCTGGTGGCTGATGACCAAGACACCAATGGTCCAGACCGCCGAAAAGGGCGCCTTTCCCGAGGTCATGTGTGCCACCCAGGACGGTCTGGAACAGCGCGCGCTGCATGGCCCCACTGGCCGGATGGAAGCCGTCGGCCCCGTCGGGCGCGGCACGCTGGAACCCCATGCCCATGACAAGCCGGTCATGGTCCGGCTGTGGGAGCGGTCCGAACAGGAAACCGGCTTCGACTGGCCCCTGTAA
- a CDS encoding ABC transporter permease has product MPQAPDIAIAAPQAHRVILSTLGRGVQTFLKVPRKDPYAAVGLFIYLLLILVAVFADQLVHFDPLKILFTADYDLARNLRPGADHWLGTTYSGRDIYSQLIMGTRSALIVGLTAAVCVVAIGTVVGLISGYFRGWIDTVLMRLADIALGVPFLPFVIVLASFLTPSQWNVVIGIALLLWPNSARVIRAQVMSYRERAFVEAARVTGAGPWRILFVHIAPNVLALSFLYASVAVGWAILTEASISFLGFGPSDTVSWGYMLQDAYASQALGRGQYYWFIPPGLCIIAIVVAGFFISRGYEEVLFPKLKG; this is encoded by the coding sequence TTGCCGCAAGCTCCTGATATCGCCATCGCCGCCCCGCAAGCGCACCGGGTCATCCTGTCCACGTTGGGCCGGGGGGTGCAGACTTTCCTCAAGGTTCCGCGCAAGGATCCCTATGCCGCCGTGGGCCTGTTCATCTATCTTCTGCTGATCCTGGTCGCGGTTTTTGCCGATCAGCTGGTGCATTTCGATCCGCTGAAGATCCTGTTCACCGCTGATTACGACCTGGCCCGCAACCTGCGTCCCGGCGCCGATCACTGGCTGGGGACCACCTATTCCGGCCGCGACATCTATTCCCAGCTGATCATGGGTACCCGTTCGGCGCTGATCGTCGGGCTGACGGCGGCGGTCTGCGTGGTGGCCATCGGCACCGTGGTTGGCCTGATCTCGGGCTATTTCCGGGGCTGGATCGACACCGTGCTGATGCGCCTGGCCGATATCGCCCTGGGGGTGCCGTTCCTGCCCTTCGTCATCGTGCTGGCGTCCTTCCTGACGCCCAGCCAGTGGAACGTGGTGATCGGCATCGCCCTGCTGCTGTGGCCGAATTCCGCGCGGGTGATCCGGGCGCAGGTCATGTCCTACCGTGAACGCGCCTTTGTCGAGGCGGCGCGGGTGACCGGCGCGGGGCCGTGGCGGATCCTCTTCGTGCATATCGCGCCCAACGTGCTGGCACTGTCCTTCCTCTATGCCTCCGTGGCGGTGGGCTGGGCGATCCTGACGGAGGCCTCGATCAGCTTCCTCGGCTTCGGGCCGTCGGATACCGTCTCCTGGGGTTACATGCTGCAGGACGCCTATGCCAGCCAGGCCCTGGGGCGTGGCCAGTACTACTGGTTCATCCCTCCGGGCCTGTGCATCATCGCCATCGTCGTCGCCGGCTTCTTCATCAGCCGCGGCTACGAAGAAGTCCTGTTCCCCAAACTGAAGGGCTGA
- a CDS encoding LysR family transcriptional regulator codes for MKLDQLNVLRAVVEARSVKVAAQRLNRTQPAVSQALKALEFQTGTELFDRSGYRLELTAVGRRVYLQSLRVLAEAEDLAQLVRDFDRGQEETITLAVDAGTDPGLVTPILAQIQALYPETRMVLRAEMLSGGLGAVKSGAAALAIAPMLSVMLEEDGLDHMRIGRMVMRNVAAPALLDAMAGPARLSDLRRFTQVIASDSGQAAGPFAREIGVQKGQRRWYVSDLHTKKTLLMAGLGWGRLPDHMIAAELASGALRDIALPHTHQPFAAEIFAFRQPRPIIGPVAAALWAELGRRSTDP; via the coding sequence ATGAAACTCGATCAGCTGAATGTGCTGCGCGCCGTGGTAGAGGCCAGATCGGTCAAGGTGGCCGCGCAGCGGCTGAACCGCACCCAGCCGGCGGTCAGCCAGGCTTTGAAGGCGCTGGAGTTCCAGACCGGGACTGAGCTGTTCGACCGCTCCGGCTACCGGCTGGAACTGACGGCGGTCGGGCGCCGCGTTTACCTGCAATCCCTGCGCGTGCTGGCCGAAGCCGAAGACCTGGCGCAGCTGGTCCGTGACTTCGACAGGGGCCAGGAGGAAACGATCACCCTCGCCGTCGATGCGGGTACCGATCCCGGCCTGGTGACACCGATCCTGGCCCAGATACAGGCCCTGTATCCCGAGACACGCATGGTGCTGCGCGCGGAGATGCTGTCGGGCGGCCTGGGGGCGGTGAAATCGGGGGCCGCCGCGCTGGCTATCGCCCCGATGCTGTCGGTCATGCTGGAGGAAGACGGGCTGGACCACATGCGGATTGGCCGGATGGTGATGCGCAATGTGGCTGCGCCTGCGCTGCTGGACGCGATGGCGGGGCCTGCGCGGCTGTCGGATCTGCGCCGGTTCACCCAGGTGATCGCCAGTGACAGCGGCCAGGCCGCCGGGCCCTTCGCCCGGGAAATCGGCGTTCAGAAAGGCCAGCGCCGCTGGTACGTGAGCGATCTGCACACCAAGAAGACGCTGCTGATGGCTGGGCTGGGTTGGGGCCGCCTGCCCGATCACATGATCGCCGCAGAGTTGGCCAGCGGTGCCCTGAGGGACATTGCTTTGCCCCACACCCACCAGCCCTTCGCGGCGGAGATCTTCGCCTTTCGCCAGCCCCGGCCGATCATCGGGCCGGTGGCCGCCGCCCTTTGGGCAGAGCTTGGGCGGCGATCGACCGATCCATGA
- a CDS encoding ABC transporter ATP-binding protein — protein sequence MSVTEQIPADGTPKADLPPQAAPASEAPLVDVRGISRRFVLSRSIVDVFTGHHPVVDAVSDVSLTLKRGEAVGIVGESGCGKSTLGRMLVKLISTTGGEILFDGQDIASMTRKEELAFRRRAQLVFQNPFDALNAHFTIRRSLYEPLYNARIPVEEHDARVAEAIHMVHLPRAEHILDSYPHQLSGGQLQRIVLARALVLRPEFIVADEPVSMLDVSVRAGILNVLRKVQREMGLAAVFISHDLALVRYVCERTITMYLGAVVEDGPTRDVITEPLHPYTRALVAAVPVPHVDQSHAPLPILGGVPDARNPPSGCRFRDRCPLAQPRCAQDRPALRELRPGHRVACHFVE from the coding sequence ATGAGTGTGACCGAACAGATCCCCGCCGATGGCACCCCCAAGGCCGACCTCCCCCCGCAGGCGGCCCCGGCCTCCGAGGCGCCGCTGGTCGATGTGCGCGGCATTTCGCGCCGCTTCGTGCTGTCACGCTCCATCGTCGATGTGTTCACCGGGCATCACCCGGTGGTTGATGCCGTGTCGGACGTCAGCCTGACCCTGAAGCGGGGGGAGGCCGTGGGCATCGTCGGCGAATCCGGCTGCGGGAAATCCACCCTGGGCCGGATGCTGGTGAAACTGATTTCCACCACCGGGGGGGAAATCCTGTTCGACGGGCAGGACATCGCCAGCATGACCCGCAAGGAGGAACTGGCCTTTCGCCGTCGTGCGCAGCTGGTGTTCCAGAACCCGTTCGACGCGCTGAATGCGCATTTCACCATCCGCCGCAGCCTGTACGAGCCGCTTTACAATGCGCGTATCCCCGTCGAGGAACACGACGCGCGCGTGGCAGAGGCGATCCACATGGTTCATCTGCCTCGCGCCGAACATATCCTGGACAGCTACCCGCACCAGCTGTCGGGCGGGCAATTGCAACGGATCGTGCTGGCCCGTGCGCTGGTGCTGCGCCCGGAATTCATCGTCGCGGACGAGCCGGTGTCGATGCTGGACGTGTCGGTGCGGGCGGGGATTCTGAACGTTCTGCGCAAGGTCCAGCGGGAGATGGGCCTGGCCGCTGTTTTCATCAGCCACGACCTTGCGCTGGTGCGCTATGTCTGCGAACGCACGATCACCATGTATCTTGGCGCGGTGGTGGAGGACGGCCCGACCAGGGATGTGATCACCGAGCCGCTGCACCCCTACACCCGCGCGCTGGTCGCCGCCGTGCCGGTGCCCCATGTCGATCAAAGCCACGCACCGCTGCCGATCCTGGGTGGCGTGCCCGACGCGCGCAACCCGCCCTCCGGTTGCCGATTCCGGGACCGCTGTCCGCTGGCGCAACCCCGCTGCGCGCAGGACCGCCCGGCGTTGCGCGAATTGCGCCCCGGCCACCGCGTCGCCTGTCATTTCGTGGAATAG
- a CDS encoding ABC transporter ATP-binding protein gives MEFLSLRDLKIEYKSPRGQIRAVDGISFEVPRGKVVGVVGESGCGKTTAVRAITGVMPSVASFAGGEIVFKGENLIGLDKRRMRELQWRQIAYVPQSAMNALDPVWRVGKQLEEVLVKRGGYTWRDARTRAAELFDMVGLEVKRLADYPHQFSGGMRQRASIALALALDPDLVIADEPVTALDVVIQRQVLDTLKRLQEELTLSVLLVTHDISVVAYVCDYVVVMYAGQIVEQGPVHEVLTAPSHPYTIGLYNAFPELTGDDDQELTPIEGSPPDLLNPPSGCRFRARCPFATDGCKAEQPQISVGAGHQALCHRAPEAAQLRDRARHTETWTGVAAE, from the coding sequence ATGGAATTTCTGAGCCTCAGGGATCTGAAGATCGAATACAAAAGCCCACGCGGTCAGATCCGCGCGGTGGATGGCATCAGTTTCGAGGTGCCGCGCGGCAAGGTCGTGGGGGTGGTCGGCGAAAGCGGCTGTGGCAAGACCACGGCGGTGCGCGCGATCACCGGGGTCATGCCCTCTGTCGCCAGTTTTGCCGGGGGGGAAATCGTCTTCAAGGGCGAGAACCTGATCGGCCTGGACAAGCGCCGGATGCGCGAATTGCAATGGCGCCAGATCGCCTATGTGCCGCAAAGTGCGATGAACGCGCTGGACCCGGTCTGGCGGGTGGGCAAGCAGCTGGAGGAAGTGCTGGTCAAGCGCGGCGGATATACCTGGCGCGACGCCCGCACCCGCGCGGCGGAACTGTTCGACATGGTCGGGCTGGAGGTCAAGCGCCTCGCCGATTACCCGCACCAGTTCTCGGGCGGGATGCGGCAGCGCGCCTCCATCGCGCTGGCGCTGGCGCTGGACCCGGACCTGGTGATCGCGGACGAGCCGGTGACGGCGCTGGACGTGGTGATCCAGCGGCAGGTTCTGGACACGCTGAAACGCCTGCAAGAAGAGCTGACGCTGTCCGTCCTGCTGGTCACCCACGATATTTCCGTCGTCGCCTATGTCTGCGATTACGTCGTGGTGATGTATGCCGGCCAGATCGTGGAACAGGGCCCGGTTCACGAGGTGCTGACCGCGCCCAGCCATCCCTACACGATAGGGCTGTACAACGCCTTTCCCGAGCTGACGGGCGATGATGATCAGGAGCTGACCCCGATCGAGGGCAGCCCGCCGGACCTGCTGAACCCGCCGAGCGGCTGCCGGTTCCGCGCCCGCTGCCCCTTTGCGACCGATGGCTGCAAGGCCGAACAGCCGCAGATCTCCGTCGGCGCGGGCCATCAGGCCCTGTGCCATCGCGCGCCGGAGGCCGCCCAGCTGCGCGACCGCGCGCGCCATACCGAAACCTGGACCGGAGTGGCCGCAGAATGA
- a CDS encoding ABC transporter substrate-binding protein, protein MKVNVNKRDLLRSAAGAAVALGLGGLPVVAEAAGDPVRPITLYSRTQAANPQQFQAAELIAQIWSDLGLDVSVQALPNTQLSDTVWYNRDSWDTTMWQMVGRPERSDPDEFVYNLFHSSTAPSGYNFVGWENAEYDRIAEQQRLVVDPEERLALISQAQTLVNENQPYAFLVYPTKVFAFDKTVFDETSVVEQPGLGIKNFLSFVNIAPLGEQTDLIMNSSNELNAINPFYISGAQDSWMTELIWDRMMRIGEDGRPMPWAAETVEWNDTGTEVTMTLRDGMMWHDGEPVTTDDVIFSFTAPQGDMVAPMYKPFVEPITSIEATDDKTVVLTLAQPNAAFETSTLSKVNLVPEHVWGPLVEGLAEGETAEAVVEDTRIGSGPFKFDRWATQQEVVLTANADHWSAPKIDRLIMRIVLNVEAGLGMLRSGELNFMSDYTGDPALLLEAAEADDDLAVVESVDIGFQYAAFNARRAPFDDAAFRKALSTAINRQLLRNAAWNGFAEIANSHVSSALPYWHETSTDNMETGMDLARQMLTDAGYSIVDGVLHYPDGVTEQFAE, encoded by the coding sequence ATGAAAGTGAACGTGAACAAGAGAGACCTCTTGCGAAGTGCCGCCGGGGCAGCCGTCGCATTGGGCCTGGGCGGTCTGCCCGTGGTCGCCGAAGCCGCCGGCGATCCGGTGCGGCCGATCACATTGTACAGCCGGACGCAGGCGGCCAATCCCCAGCAGTTCCAGGCCGCCGAACTGATCGCCCAGATCTGGAGCGACCTGGGCCTGGACGTGTCGGTGCAGGCCCTGCCCAACACGCAGCTGTCCGATACCGTCTGGTACAACCGCGACAGCTGGGACACCACGATGTGGCAGATGGTGGGCCGGCCGGAACGCTCCGACCCGGACGAATTCGTCTACAACCTGTTCCATTCCAGCACCGCGCCCTCGGGCTACAATTTCGTCGGCTGGGAAAACGCGGAATACGACCGGATCGCCGAACAGCAACGCCTGGTCGTCGATCCCGAGGAACGGCTGGCGCTGATCTCGCAGGCGCAGACCCTGGTGAACGAGAATCAGCCCTATGCCTTCCTGGTCTACCCCACGAAGGTGTTTGCTTTCGACAAGACGGTGTTTGACGAAACCAGCGTGGTGGAGCAGCCCGGCCTGGGGATCAAGAACTTCCTCAGCTTCGTCAATATCGCGCCGCTGGGCGAGCAGACGGACCTGATCATGAACAGCTCCAACGAGCTGAACGCCATCAACCCGTTCTACATCTCCGGTGCGCAGGACAGCTGGATGACCGAACTGATCTGGGACCGCATGATGCGGATCGGCGAAGACGGTCGCCCCATGCCCTGGGCCGCCGAGACGGTGGAATGGAATGACACCGGGACCGAGGTCACGATGACCCTGCGCGACGGCATGATGTGGCACGACGGAGAGCCGGTGACCACGGATGATGTCATCTTTTCCTTCACCGCGCCGCAGGGCGACATGGTCGCCCCGATGTACAAGCCCTTCGTGGAGCCGATCACCAGCATCGAGGCCACGGATGACAAGACCGTCGTCCTGACCCTGGCCCAGCCCAACGCGGCGTTCGAGACTTCGACCCTGTCCAAGGTCAACCTGGTGCCCGAACATGTCTGGGGCCCGCTGGTCGAAGGCCTGGCGGAGGGCGAAACCGCCGAAGCCGTCGTCGAAGACACGCGCATCGGCTCCGGCCCGTTCAAGTTCGACCGCTGGGCCACCCAGCAGGAAGTCGTGCTGACCGCGAACGCAGACCATTGGTCGGCGCCCAAGATCGACCGGTTGATCATGCGCATCGTGCTGAACGTCGAGGCCGGGCTGGGCATGTTGCGCTCGGGCGAGCTGAACTTCATGTCCGACTATACCGGCGATCCGGCCCTTCTGCTGGAAGCGGCGGAGGCCGATGACGATCTGGCCGTGGTCGAATCCGTCGACATCGGGTTCCAGTACGCGGCGTTCAACGCCCGCCGCGCACCGTTTGACGATGCCGCCTTCCGCAAGGCGCTGTCGACGGCGATCAACCGGCAATTGCTGCGCAACGCCGCCTGGAACGGCTTTGCAGAGATTGCCAACAGCCATGTCTCCAGCGCGCTGCCCTATTGGCACGAGACCTCCACCGACAACATGGAAACCGGCATGGACCTGGCAAGGCAGATGTTGACCGATGCTGGATATTCCATCGTCGACGGCGTGCTGCACTACCCCGACGGCGTGACCGAGCAATTCGCCGAGTGA
- a CDS encoding ABC transporter permease, translated as MKYLLSRLLHTLLVLWAVGTILFFMFRLMPGTPLAAFIDNTTTAEQQEALIRQFGLDKSLMEQYWLFVTNAVQGDLGQSFFFKRPVTDIVMEVLPNTLILTMMSLVIAYIFGTLAGAYLAWRRGSWVEGLGIPLALTTRAAPEFWLGMVMLAVFSFQLGWFPAGGANTSGSEFSGEWSRIFSVDYLRHLTLPALTLAIYLQGLPLLLMRSNMLEVLQEEFITMGRMKGLSNTTILLRHAARNALLPVATAFALGLGSAIGGNVVVETVFSWPGIGRLLVNAVAASDYPLAQGAFLIITFFLIIMNFIADVTYQLLDPRVRVAASS; from the coding sequence ATGAAATACCTGCTCAGCCGCCTGTTGCACACGCTGCTTGTGCTATGGGCCGTCGGAACCATCCTGTTCTTCATGTTCCGGCTGATGCCGGGCACGCCCCTTGCGGCCTTCATCGACAACACCACGACGGCCGAACAACAGGAGGCGCTGATCCGTCAGTTCGGGCTCGATAAATCGTTGATGGAACAATACTGGCTGTTCGTCACCAACGCGGTGCAAGGCGACCTGGGGCAGAGTTTCTTCTTCAAGCGTCCGGTCACCGACATCGTGATGGAGGTGCTGCCCAACACGCTGATCCTGACCATGATGTCGCTGGTCATCGCCTATATCTTCGGCACCCTGGCCGGCGCCTACCTGGCCTGGCGCCGCGGTTCCTGGGTCGAGGGGCTGGGCATTCCGCTGGCCCTGACCACCCGCGCGGCGCCGGAATTCTGGCTGGGCATGGTGATGCTGGCCGTCTTCTCCTTCCAGCTGGGCTGGTTCCCGGCGGGCGGGGCGAATACCTCCGGCTCCGAATTCTCCGGCGAATGGTCGCGGATCTTCTCTGTCGACTACCTGCGTCACCTGACGCTGCCGGCGCTGACGCTGGCGATCTACCTGCAAGGGCTGCCACTGCTGCTGATGCGGTCCAACATGCTGGAGGTGTTGCAGGAGGAATTCATCACCATGGGCCGCATGAAGGGCCTGTCCAACACCACCATCCTTCTGCGCCATGCCGCGCGCAACGCGCTGCTGCCCGTGGCCACCGCCTTTGCCCTGGGCCTGGGCAGTGCCATCGGCGGCAACGTGGTGGTGGAAACCGTGTTCTCCTGGCCCGGCATCGGCCGGTTGCTGGTGAATGCCGTCGCTGCCTCCGACTATCCGCTCGCGCAGGGTGCGTTCCTGATCATCACCTTCTTCCTGATCATCATGAACTTCATCGCCGACGTGACCTATCAACTGCTGGATCCGAGGGTTCGAGTTGCCGCAAGCTCCTGA
- a CDS encoding glyoxalase superfamily protein — translation MSAQPRTAAQAKDAARRLRAGMAEAGTSVSHARALELVARQHGFRDWNTMSAALSHDPPARWAVGDKVSGSYLSRPFTARVVACEDIAPGWVRLDLQLDVAVDVVTSERFSNFRRRIRGTVGPKGATAERTSDGTPHLQIDP, via the coding sequence ATGAGCGCGCAGCCCAGGACTGCGGCCCAGGCCAAGGATGCGGCCCGCCGCCTGCGCGCCGGGATGGCAGAGGCTGGCACTTCTGTCAGCCATGCCCGCGCGCTTGAACTGGTGGCCCGCCAACACGGGTTTCGCGACTGGAATACCATGTCCGCCGCCCTGAGCCATGATCCGCCCGCGCGTTGGGCCGTCGGGGACAAGGTCAGCGGCAGCTACCTGTCGCGCCCCTTCACGGCGCGGGTGGTCGCGTGTGAGGATATTGCACCGGGGTGGGTTCGGCTGGACCTGCAACTGGACGTGGCGGTGGATGTCGTCACCTCCGAGCGTTTCTCCAACTTCCGCAGGCGCATTCGCGGAACCGTCGGTCCCAAGGGGGCCACGGCCGAGCGGACAAGCGACGGGACGCCGCATCTTCAGATTGACCCGTGA
- a CDS encoding MATE family efflux transporter has product MTQTPPNSFTDGPLGTIYLKTAVPIIFVMAMNGLLAVADALFLGLHVGPEALAAVTLMFPLYMLVVAVSTLVSNGMSSLLARCLGAGDAQGAAAVFVGAHGLALCLAAALICAFALLGQPMALLAAGGSAELAEMGVVYLRITIFFTPLLFVLSVNSDALRNEGRVGFMAGMSLLVSVANIGFNYLLIAVLHMGVAGSAYGTAAAQALALMIILAFRFGGNTALRPAILLRQSPGGYWGRILALGAPQSLNFIGLALGSAAIIAALQWVGRPGYADTVTAYGIITRVVTFAFLPLLGLSFAMQTITGNNYGAGQWSRSDRSLRIALWAAFFYCATIQIAVTSAPRLIAGAFVQDAAVIAEVARILPVMTCAFFLMGPLMMVGAYFQAIGAARTAAILGLAKAYGFAIPLTFLLPVPFGEPGIWYAGPLAEILLLGLTLLVLRQGARRSSLRWGVFHPAEGLPR; this is encoded by the coding sequence ATGACCCAGACCCCCCCGAACAGTTTCACCGATGGCCCGTTGGGAACCATCTACCTGAAGACAGCCGTGCCGATCATCTTCGTGATGGCAATGAACGGCCTGCTTGCGGTGGCCGATGCGCTGTTCCTGGGCCTTCATGTCGGCCCCGAGGCGCTGGCGGCGGTGACGCTGATGTTCCCGCTCTACATGCTGGTGGTGGCGGTCTCGACCCTGGTGTCGAACGGCATGTCCAGCCTGCTGGCGCGCTGCCTTGGCGCCGGTGACGCGCAGGGCGCGGCGGCGGTCTTTGTCGGGGCGCACGGGCTTGCGCTGTGCCTGGCAGCGGCGTTGATCTGCGCCTTCGCGCTTCTGGGTCAGCCCATGGCGCTTCTGGCGGCGGGAGGCTCTGCCGAGCTGGCGGAGATGGGCGTGGTCTACCTGCGCATCACGATCTTCTTCACACCGCTTCTCTTTGTGTTGTCGGTCAATTCCGACGCGCTGCGCAATGAGGGGCGCGTGGGGTTCATGGCGGGGATGAGCCTGCTGGTCTCTGTCGCCAACATCGGTTTCAACTACCTGCTGATCGCCGTGTTGCACATGGGGGTGGCGGGGTCCGCCTACGGGACGGCGGCGGCCCAGGCGCTGGCGTTGATGATCATCCTCGCATTCCGGTTCGGTGGCAACACCGCGCTGCGGCCCGCGATCCTGCTGCGCCAGTCCCCGGGCGGCTATTGGGGCCGCATCCTGGCGCTGGGCGCACCGCAAAGCCTCAATTTCATCGGGCTGGCGCTGGGGTCCGCGGCCATCATCGCGGCGCTGCAATGGGTGGGCCGGCCGGGCTATGCAGATACGGTGACGGCCTACGGGATCATCACCCGTGTGGTCACCTTTGCCTTCCTGCCGCTGCTGGGGTTGTCCTTTGCCATGCAGACGATCACCGGCAACAATTACGGCGCCGGCCAGTGGTCGCGTTCGGACCGGAGCCTGCGCATCGCCCTATGGGCGGCGTTTTTCTATTGTGCGACGATCCAGATCGCGGTGACGAGCGCCCCGCGCCTGATCGCCGGCGCCTTTGTTCAGGACGCTGCCGTCATCGCCGAGGTCGCCCGCATCCTGCCGGTGATGACCTGCGCCTTCTTCCTGATGGGGCCGCTGATGATGGTCGGCGCCTATTTCCAGGCCATCGGTGCCGCAAGGACGGCGGCGATCCTCGGGCTGGCAAAGGCCTACGGTTTCGCCATCCCGCTCACTTTCCTGCTGCCGGTCCCGTTCGGGGAGCCGGGCATCTGGTACGCCGGACCCCTGGCCGAAATCCTGCTGCTGGGGCTGACGCTTCTGGTGCTGCGGCAGGGCGCGCGCCGATCCAGCCTGCGCTGGGGTGTCTTCCATCCCGCAGAAGGCCTGCCGCGATGA
- a CDS encoding NAD(P)/FAD-dependent oxidoreductase, whose amino-acid sequence MTQRIAIVGGGYFGAELARSLDAKAEVTLIEPRTHFVHAPAMIRAVVDPALLDRALIPYDALLTRGHVVRARAASVDAAGVTLEDGSRIAATQVVVATGSGNATPFKPDGDDIDAFRAQNARVHAQLVAAERIAIVGAGAVGVELAGEIAHAMPGKRITLISAESRLFPDKPAAFGAALAAKLEKAGVQQIQGQRVETLESLTTPHAGSLRLADGTVQAYDLIFPVLGARPVADLLLGLPDAAPGSGGRVKVDPWLRPSSLPNVFAAGDAADAGDAMTIVATSRQRPWLTKTLLGLGQGKALEQMKPYKPWGAKAPFLVPLGPKRGKSFLGFVSVGDLLTRAMKGKDLFIGKYRALLGQG is encoded by the coding sequence ATGACGCAACGCATCGCGATCGTCGGCGGCGGTTATTTCGGCGCCGAACTTGCCAGATCCCTGGACGCCAAAGCCGAGGTGACTTTGATCGAACCCCGAACCCATTTCGTCCATGCTCCGGCGATGATCCGCGCGGTGGTCGATCCCGCGCTGCTGGATCGGGCACTGATCCCCTACGACGCCCTGTTGACCCGGGGCCACGTGGTTCGGGCGCGGGCGGCCTCGGTGGATGCCGCGGGCGTGACCCTTGAGGACGGCAGCCGCATCGCGGCGACCCAGGTGGTCGTCGCCACCGGCTCCGGCAACGCGACACCGTTCAAACCCGATGGGGACGACATCGACGCCTTCCGGGCGCAGAACGCGCGCGTCCATGCGCAGCTGGTGGCGGCCGAACGGATCGCCATCGTCGGGGCAGGCGCTGTCGGGGTCGAACTTGCCGGCGAGATCGCCCATGCCATGCCGGGGAAACGGATCACCCTGATTTCTGCCGAATCCCGGCTGTTTCCCGACAAACCGGCAGCCTTCGGCGCGGCCTTGGCGGCAAAGCTGGAGAAGGCGGGCGTGCAGCAGATTCAGGGCCAGCGCGTGGAGACCCTGGAAAGCCTGACCACCCCCCATGCCGGCAGCCTGCGGCTGGCCGATGGAACGGTGCAGGCGTATGATCTGATCTTTCCTGTTCTGGGCGCGCGGCCCGTCGCGGATCTTCTGCTGGGTCTGCCCGATGCCGCGCCGGGGTCCGGGGGGCGGGTCAAGGTCGACCCCTGGCTGCGACCCTCGTCGCTGCCCAATGTCTTCGCGGCAGGCGATGCCGCCGATGCGGGCGACGCGATGACCATTGTCGCCACAAGCCGCCAGCGGCCCTGGCTGACGAAAACGCTGCTGGGCCTTGGACAGGGCAAGGCGCTGGAACAGATGAAACCCTACAAGCCCTGGGGGGCGAAGGCGCCGTTCCTGGTTCCGCTGGGACCAAAGCGGGGCAAATCCTTCCTGGGGTTTGTCAGCGTGGGCGATCTGCTGACGCGGGCGATGAAGGGCAAGGATCTGTTCATCGGCAAATACCGCGCCTTGCTGGGGCAGGGATAG